Part of the Anopheles coluzzii chromosome 3, AcolN3, whole genome shotgun sequence genome is shown below.
ACAAATCGTGAAGCTGATGTGAATTAAAAGTGCTCAGttttgttgattattttataTGATATCATTCAATAGAAAATCGGTACACGtgttattttatcaaaatctGAAAGGGTTTGGATTACTGTGCAACGCATAGGATCGTCGTTCAAATCGGCCGCACGCGTTCAGCAGCGCGAGAATGTGGCCAGGCATAGCCGTTAAAAGTGCTTTACCGGCTTTACTCGATTCCCTCAGCGGTAAGGTCACCAGCGAATGAAGACAATAAATGAAAAGGTACTACCGGCTGATGCTGATGCAATAGCAAGTGAGACAGTCGAGCGAAGATGATAATATGGCACACATATGAAATGAAGGACCCCGTGGGGTCAATGAGGGTGAGGTGGAGGAGTGGcaaaatgtaattattttttggttatttAATTTTGGTCCACCAACACAATCGCACACCAGCGCaagctttttggcggccatCTTGAACCCTCAAAAACCCTCCCAACCACTTACAAAAACGCTCGCCAGCGACGGAAAATCGCACCGATTTGGAGCTCGTGAAATCTGTTTTTGCTCTGCCTTCGGTGGAGTAGGGTGTAGCGGGGGGTTTGGAAATTGACTACGTTCAAAGTGGTGGGTTGAGGAGTTGGCCATGGACAACCGCTTGAAACgagtttgaaatatttccgTTAACTTTTCACAGCGCGCTGAATTCGTTGAAATTTGGCTACTTTCTCttgattcctttaaaaaacCGCAAACTTTCTCTCATTATCTGAacattttatttacttatAGTACAATTAAACCTTCGCTAACTGTGGCGCTCGATTCGTACCAATAGCTACGTTgggaaataaagaaaaaaaacatcattccaTAAGGTCAGCTTACTCGCTATACTGATTCCCGTACGTTCGTTGAATTTCGCCGCACGCGTGCAACGCGATCCCGCTTATCCGGCTGTTCTCACTTGACTGGCACAAACTGAATGGATTGTTTAATTCGTCTAATAAATGACACCACAAAACCCTTCTCCGATTGTTTCTGCTCCATCTCGATCAGCTGCTTGCAGAACGTTTCGTTAAACACGCCGATGAGCGTCTTTTTCAGCGCGATAATGTCCTCGTTCGACACCCGCCAGCTGGAATCCGTTTTGTCGGATTGGAAGTCTGCAAACATAGGACAAACATTAGTTATGGAGGGTTTTCAAAcggtaaaaatcaaaatgactCACTGTGCCCGGTAAAGGAAGAGCTTCCGACGCGATTGTTTACGGGCAGGACGCGCAGCATGAAAAAGTCCAGATGCGCCCACAGGATGTACAGATAGTGCTCGATGATGAACACACTTCGCTGCAGTTCTTCCTGCTTCGCCGTTACACGCTCAGTTAGCAGATTAAATTGTAATTGAACTGCAAAGAGAACAAAGCATTGTAATTTCAAACTTGCTTCACGAGCCTTTGCCAAGCTGTACTTACTATTTTTATCTAAATCGATACTCGGCAGTGAGTTGCGCTGTTGCTGTAGGCTTTCCAGCACGTTTCGCTCCTTATGGTAAAACTCCACCGTACACCGGAGCTGCGTAATCACGACGTACAAGCTGTGCGGCACATCCGACGACGATGTTTCCGTCGCCGACCGGTACGTATCCTGACGCAGCAAAGCGGTCGATCCAGCCCCAGAACCGATTGTTTTGGTGGGCGTTGCCGCGCCTGCCCCAGCTGTCGTACCATCCGCGTTGTAGTGTGGCGAAAACAGTACATTTATCGTCCGATGGTCGACCACGTGGTTCGAAATGCAGTTGCGTGTGTACAGGGCAAGGTTGGCGGCCACCTCGAGGAAGTATTTCACGTGCTGCGAGCGTTGCTTATGGTCATTCCCTCCCGCCGGGTTGTTGTTGAGTGAGCCGCCGTAGTTTACGCTGCTACTAATGCCCATTCCACCGCTCGCGTACGGTTGCACGATCATGCTGCTTTGGTGCAGCTCCTTCAGCGTCTGCTCCGAAACGATGAAGCGGGGCAGCAGCGCCAACATGAACTTCTGCATCCGGTACAGCTGCATACCGAAGGCTTGGTTTGCGTTCGGGTCGGTTAGTTCGTAAATTTCCTGATTCGCCGACCGGGCGATTAGGTTCGTGATGCCGGCCAGCTCCTTCAGCAGTCCCAAATTCATGCTCGGCGAGCCCGCCCGCAACACCGTTTCAATCATATCGCTATGCGACAGGAAGAAGTGAATGATCTGGCTCAGTGCGGAGTTGTTCTCGTGGCCCAGCGTCGACAGGATCGCATCGCAAAGGTTCAGCGCGGGAAACAGGATCTGCTGAAACCGTGCTTCCACCGGCGGGATGAACGAGGAGGACAATGAGGCGgacgctgctgcagctgccaCTGCCATGGCCGAAGCGTACGACTGCTGCTGTATGCTGCCGCTGTTCAGGATCTGCACATCGGGGTGCAGATCGTACACCTTCATGCTTCCGAGCACTCCAAGGATGTGCTCTTCCAGCAGCATTCGCGCACCGATCTGGCAGCGGGCGAGACGCGTCAAGAGAGCCATCTTCGACTCGTACACGTACAGCGCGCGGAACGTGCTCGGATTGGTCTGCAGGATGTGGCACAGGTCGCCATCCTTCTTCAGCAGACTGTTGATGATGTGCGAAAGATAGCCGTGCCGGGCGATAAACTCCACTATATCGATCGATGCGTCCATGCTCAGCAGCATATCGAGACAGGACATGGCCAGCATTTTGCAGATATCGTGCCCGGTCGTACAGTCCTGGCAGATCACGTCGATCAAGCTGTCCCCGAACGAGTTGAATATGTCCATTATCATGTTCAGGTGCTTGTAGTCCTCCGTCTCCGTGCCGTACGGTTTGCGGCCCGCGTTGCTAATCGTTCGGTTCAGGAACGAACCACCGTCGTCCTTATCGCTGTCAAGCTTCTCACTTCGCTCGAGACTGTCCCGATTGCCCTTGATAATGTACATGTAGTTGAGCAGCGCGACGTACAGGTTCATCTTCAACTGTGGCGACCCGTCGCTGCTGATCAGCAGCCAGTCGAGAATGTTTTTCAGAATAAACTTCAAGCTCAGCGCATTCGCACGCTCCAGATAGACGTACGCGCCCTCCTGCCGCTGGTGGGCGGTGCTGTTCATTTCACCATTCAACCCATTCCTGCCACCGGTGGAAAGCAGACTCGTTCCGTTCATGCTGCCATTCTGATGCCGCTCGGACAGCATGTGCAGTGACATCTGTTCCGATTTGAGCAGGAAGCAGCTGCGCAAATtcaccatcagcagcgaaatggTGGACGACGCAATGTTGCCCAGCTCGGGGATGATTTGGTTCGGCACCGCCTTGCTCAGCATTATCTGCAGTATCTCCGTGATGATGATCTGCTTCGTGTCGAGGGACATGATCATGGTGGGCGTAACGCATACCAGCACCTCCGCCACCTGGCCCCACGCCTCCAGGAACTTTATCGTCGAAGCGCACAGGCTGCGCTGCGTGTTCAGGTCCACCGCGTACTTCAGGATCGTCTTAATTTCCTGCACGATGTGCGCCCGCTGGCCGGTTGCGATCGATTGTATCGAGTCGAGCTCGTCGCGCAGAACGTCCTGCAGCTTGCGCGTATCGATCAGCCGCATGCGAGCTTTGAGCGTGACGGGCATTTCGCAACTTTGCAGCAGCTCGTGCAGTACCGTACCGTTGAAGTAGTTCCACTGCGGTTCCTCCAGCTGCTTGATGGTGAAATCGACACAGTCGAGCAGAATGCACAGCAGTCGCTTGGCCGTTTCGCTCGATTCCTTCGTGGCCGCGATTGCTGTCGTCGACATGTCGGCGGTGGCATTGATCGAGAAGCTTATGTTCGTGTTGGTGTAGTAATCGCCCAGCCCAGACGTCACCGGATCGACCGTTGGAGTGTTGATGATTTTGAGCAGAATTTTGCAAATCGTTTCGAACTGCGTCGCTTGGTTGCGCTCACTGGTCAGCTTCAGCTCGATTACGATCGCTTTCAGCAGGAAGGTCATCTGGTTCAGCAGGAACGGATTTTTCGCATCCGGGAAGGGCAATGACGTCGTGTGCCGGCAAAGGAAATCGTTGCACGAGCGCAAAAAGCGCAGAAACACTTCCGAGGTGTGATAGTTGCGGCAAATTTGGTACAGCAGTCGATAGGCGTACTCCATCAGCTTGTTGTAGCTCGTCGACAGTGCGTTTCCGGTTCGTAAATGCTAAAATACAggaatataattattatttttgatttttgacaaaaatgaaaacaaacgacTTACCTCCAAATGTTTGTCCAGCAGCGTGATGAGCGATTTCGAACAGTGGCTCGGGAAGTTCATGATGCCCGGTTGCTGCAAGCTGGTCAGATGCAGATCCTTCCCCAGATCGAACCCTAGCAGATAGTGGGCCAGGTTCGGCACGACGGGCTGCTGCAAGCACTCCTGAATCAACTGTATGACCGCGCCTTTGATGCTTGTCGTGATGAACGATTCGTTGGTGCTCTTGGACGATGCTTCGTCCTCCATCGGTCCAACGCCCATCACCCAGGCCGTATCGTTCAGCTGTTCCAACAGTGGCAACGGTTCCGCCTCCTCCGATACGTTCAAATCGGCCTCCAAACACTCCACAAAGCCTTGCCGTATCTCGTTCTTCAGCTCATCGGTTTGGGTCACCAGGCCGAGTATTAGCTGGTTCACGTCCGGCAGCGTCATGATGATCGAAAGGATACGCAACGCCACCAGGCTATTCCCTGGCAGCCACGTACTGTACGTGATGTGCTTCATTATGTTCAGCATGTGATTGGCCGTGCCGCTGCGGGGATTCAcccccagcagcagcttgttGATGCCGTTCAGATTCACCGGGCTCGGTGTGCTGAGATGCATGTTGAAGAAATCTTCCTGCAGGTTCAGCGCCTTTTCAATGATCTGCAGACACAGCAGCGATGCGGCCTCGAGGGAACTCTTCCCGGGGAACGGTGTGTACGAGTCAAAGCACACGATCGACTCATCGATAATGTGCAGAATGAAGCGCAGCAGATCGGACTTTGTGTTGAGCTGCAGCATAATCCGGTAGGCCGGTGGCGTGCGGCCCTCCTTCAGCTCCCTCATCTGATTGGCGTTGGCAGGGTTAAAGTTGAAGCCGTTCACAAACATGTGCACGATTTGGAGACACTTCTGTGCCAGCTGCCACTTTTCCGCACCGTCCTTGTAGTTACGGCTAAACAGTCGCAGCAGCACAGTGTTGACCACGTACGAAAGGTACGGATGGATGCCGGGCGCACGTGATCCCTCACCCAGATCGTCCGGAATGGCGGTCCTCATGAGCGAGGCGAGCAGATCGAGCATGGCCTGCGTGAGTGGGAACGTTTCGTTGCGACTTTCAACCTCTTCCAGCTCGGAAATCACGCCACGCGTTTTGAAGTTGCTCGTCGATGGGATCGTATTAACGATCTGCGAGTCTTCCAGGTTGTGCCACAGCTTGATCGCATTCTCTAAGCTTCCGGCCAGCGACGCAAGGGTGCGCACGATTTCCGCCTTCAGTTGAATGGGCACGGAACAGCTGATCAGCCCAACCAGCACGTTCAGTGGCGCCCATTTGTCACTTTCACACAGCGCGATGCGAGACAGCTCGTCGTGTTTGGCGACCGCTTGCACCACCTGCAGCACAGCCTGCAGGCCGAGAATTTCCTGCGGGCTGATGCTTTTGCAGATCATACGATTGCGGTACACCGTTTCCGACTGCGGGTTCTGCTCCTGGCGCAGATTGAAGTAGTACTCGCTGAGCGAGTTGAAAAAGTGGTCCCACGagacggtgctgctgccggagTAGGCACTGCCCTGCTTGAGCAGGTTGAACGCGCTCCGGGCGGCCTGCACGTTGCAGCTAAGCCCGGACAGCATCTTGAGGTAGGGAATGAAGAGCGTCGGTGGCAGCAGTTCACCCGCGAGCCGAATGAACTTGAACAGGCACACCGAGCGGGATGACACTCGGTGTCCCTGGAGGCCGTGGGCGAACTCGGTCGGGCCCCAGTACTCCATGCTGAGGTTCAGATGCAACCGATCGTTGGCGTAGAACTTCCCGACCGAGAGGAGCAGCATTTCGAAGTTCCTGCACAGGTTGGCCGGCGGCTCGATGCCCTGCTGCTGGTAGACCTGCACCGTTCGGGCCGTTTCGTCCGCTCGGCCACGCAGCTCCGTCACCTTGGAGTGCATCAGCTCGATAAAGTCGGCAAACAGCGTGTGTAGCCGGCGGTAGAAGAACTCCGTGTCGAAGACGAGTTCACTGTCGAGGAAGGTGTAGTACAGGAAGTCGAACACCTTCCCCTGCAGCGCTCCGTTCACGAGCAGCTCGTCCTGGTCGATCATTTTCGAAGCATCCTGCACGAGCGTTTGCGGCGCTAGTCGAAGTGTCGCAATGGACAGCCCAAACGCGAACAGTGTCAGCGCGTGCAGACCATCGTTTTCCCAGCTGTTCGACAGGGCGTCCATCAGGAAGTCGATGTACAGATCGTCCTTGATCATGGGCAGCTTGCGGACCAGCTCCTCGCCGTCCTCTCTCCGCTGCAGTACGCTCAAATCCAACGCGTACAGCAGGCCCATCTGCAGCGTGACCGTCACGTCATCGATGCCGCCGCTCGATTCCGTGCACTTGTACCCACGCAGGAACTGCACCAGCTTCATCGTTACGCCCCTCGGTAGCCCGGACTGGGCGGCGTAGTAGTAGATGCActgggccagcagcagccggatTTCCTCGAACAAATCCAGCACCTGCCGATGGTGGCGCGGCGGCCCCAGCGCACGGTTCGTCGTCAGTATGTCGAGCTCCTTGGTGATGTCCAGCTCCTGCAGCAGATCGATGATGCGCTCAAGCAAACCGTCCGCCACCAGCCCGTCGGTGTAGTTGGTCACGATCTGTGTCACTTCCGGCGGCGCGTCCGTGCACCACGACACGCCGGCACGCGATTTGAGCAGCTGCTTCAGGCTGGCCACGAGCGACTTGCGCCCGTCGTAGTACAGCAGCACCGCTACCAGTCCGCGCGTCAGTCCCGGATGGTTGATGGTTTGCTGCTGCGAGGTGCACAGCAGCTCCAGCGCCACATACTCGTTCATGTCGAACATGTCCGACAGGATGATGCTCTCGTCGACCAGCTCTTTGGACAGGATGGTGTGACCGAACTCGGGCAGCGTGATGCCCTCGGTGATGCCCTGTTTGATCGCCTCCCGGCATTTCCCGTTCTTGGGTGGGTTTTTCAGCAGCGAGAGAAAGTTTTGCTTGTGCTTGCGGAGCAACGCTTCCAGCGCGACGGCGTGCGTCGTGTCGGCCTGGTCGGTCGATGGAAGCAGATAGGTTTCGACGTTGTTTAGCAGACATTTGTACGGTGTCCACAGATCGTCCGGCGTGCCTACAACAGAAAAAGCATTACCACGGGGAACGGAATGAGCGCCCGAAAAGCGTTTGTTGTTCCGCGCGCTACCTAACCTCACAATGCCGGTTCGCACTGGATAGGGGCTGCGATccggcgcacacacacacttaccatCGGCCATTGTGTCTGTACTCCACGGTAACCACAAGCGGAACTGTACGGCGCACTCGTTAGAGCTCTTTGGGGGTGTTTTTTACACGGTTGTGGACTTATTTCACTGCGAAAAGTGTCGTTTTGCGGTCGAGCAGCAGCCGAGACACAAACAGGCGGCAAACGAATtcttttacttgtttttttcctcagTTCTATGTTTGTGCTGTCAAACTGTGGCACAACGGGATGGAGCTACGGTCACGAAGGGAATGCAAACGAAAATTATGCGAAAGAGAACAATTGAAATCAGAAGTAAAATGGATACTTGTGATGATGCAGATtatttttcacaaattttaataaatatgcGAGATGCAAGAagcaaaatgaataaaatatcatCCAAAACTAcataaatattgtaaaaacATCGCGATGAGGTTTGCGATGTTTTTAACGTTCAAGGGGGATTCTATCTTTCAAATTGGAAAAATTGCTCAAACACGCTATCTCGTGCTCCGTTTGGCCGTTATGCAGTTTTTAGctgatattaaaaaaataaagagctATTTTATATGCTTCATGCTACACGTAAAAGTTAATTTCTATACCCTACTGACCCAGATCTAGGCCAGCACAATCCCAAAGACaataaaagtgttttaaatgtttgcaATTAAACTCACTCGATTCCATCCACGCAAAAGCCAGAGCATACAGTAGCATAAAATAGTGCTTTCCATAAGATCGATGATAAGCATCGGCAGCATCGGGGCGCATCATGAAATCCATTGCACTCGCTTGCACACTATCATCGCGCGCGTCCCGTCCACACGTCGACAGCGCGATTTCATCAATAAAAGTCATCGTTTATAAGTGCTGATTATGTAAAAATTTATCGCTTATCGCACGGATATAATGTCAGAGAATCAATTAAAACCGCGCCATCACCGCAACGAAAGATGCGTCCCGAACGAGGTTGGGCGCCGGTTTCTGCGACCGTTGCAATCGGTTGCGCGTGGTTCGAGTCATCTTGCGCCCGTGCAAACGAGCGCTACATGCGCTGCAGGGAAGGATGACCGAGGGGTAGAGATGATCACTGAATCACGATCCTTTTCTGGCGGGCTGGATCGATAGATGATGGCCACAAATATGTTTATCcatcaaactgtcaaattaATAATGAATCTTTCAAATGAAGGAGGTGATATTTGCTCAACTCGTTGCTCCTCGCTGTTGCGTATTTGGTTCATGTGAAAACTGTGAATTGAATAATGACATTACTTCAGGATAACATCGCTTCAAACGCTGTGTGAACTTACATTACATAAAAGCCGTCTAGAAAGTGCAATATAAAATACAACTTTAGCCTTTACAAGTCCTGGCTACTTTCAGGATAGCCTTTTGGTGCTATTTATTGGGCATGCAACATGATCATAATTGCAATACTGTACCAAACTGAACGATCGACGCTGCATCGCCATATTAGACAGCACTGGTCATCTGGAAGATGGTTGTTGGCAATTTCTTCACACCTCAATTGCCTGGGCTGAACctcaatttcaaacatttcgGTACCACTTGCTTCACCAAAGCCCCACTCGAGAGAGGTTGGGGTGGTTAATCATCCCAATAACTCAACGCTACTACCCCTGGAGGGCTTGCCCGGTCTACTGCACCGGCAGGCGAATATTTACGGTCATTGAGGTGGTTTGCAGATAAATCTACCCACCGGGAGTCGTTCGGACTGGTGGCTGAGGTAAGAGTCAAAAGGCAAAATTCGCACCGAATACTAGCGTGAAGTGAATCGTTGGTACCGTCTTACGAATATTTTTGCACCTGGGCACTTTGGTAAAGGAGCTGTGTGAAGATGAATGAAACGAAATCGCTTGTCGCAACATCGCTAGGGAGGGTCGTGAACGATCGAAAGATTGGGTCGGTATCTTTCGTGAAAGGTGACTCCCGTCGAACTACTGAATTTATTCGCCGTGCGCTCCGATTAGTCCATAAGCCAAAGGTGAGGCGATAGATCTTGCAGGTTCGATGCGCTGCCCACCCGCAAACCTTTTTATAGCGGGTAGGTCAATGTGCATCAGCGATCGTTAATCAATTTTCGAGTGGAAAGCGCTTTTAAGGTAATGAGAGCTCTCAACGAACAATCCGGGGAAGTTCTAATCGAGTTGGGTGAAGTTCACTATCATTAAACCCAACATGCGCCCATTACGATCACTAGCTTATGTCATAACATTCAAATTCCCGTATTCCACCCGAAACACCTGCACTCGAATGGAATGCAAATGCAATTGCATGTGTTGATGCATATCACCATCATAAGGCATTAGTTGGACATCATAACAGCCGGTACGTTTGGATGCTCCAACAGAGACGACCGAACCTTAACAAAAACCTCATTGCACGAGTAGTACTAGCACCTCCGTAGTCTCGAGAGAGATACATTGGACCTACTGCAGAAGCAGCCGATGATGTCCGACGATAAGGCACGCTAGTGTTCAATTTCAAATGATATTTATAAATGTCACTTTTCTAATGGGCACGCAACTCAATATTGCCCGGTTAGTTGCATGACTGCAGTCGACCGAACTGCCGGCGGATCAGATACACACTCATAACTGGCGTGGGAATGGAGCTCTTTCTCTTCAGATAAATCCATTCCAACTCCTATTGCACAAAAGTTTGCAGATTGGGACAGCTCAAGACACTTCAAAACTGCCCAACCGACGAAAGAGAAGTCATAGATTAATGATGAAATGTGACATTTGTTGAAGTTTTGTGCTTCCTGATAGCATCTTCCGGTACCATCACTCAACCACAGTAGACAAAATTAAGCAATTAACACTGTCCTCAAGTAATGGCAACCGAACTCTTGACGCAGTCTCTAAAATATGTTGCTATAAAACGACAGAATTTGATAGATAGTGCGACCTCCTtcggtgctgctggtgatgaatCGTTTCCACTCTCGCGGACAGAGCTGTATACCCAAACGTGCCCGGTAAAAGCCACCCGCGGTCATTGCAAAAAGCTTTTAAATTagacaaaacacataaattgcAACCACTGCCAACACCTGCAGCCTGTAGACAATGCAAAATACAGTGTTTTGTCATATTTGTGACAGTCCCAGTCACAAGGAAGTTTGCACTAAAACTGGTACCGGCGCTAAACTTGGCGAATTGTATGCGCAAATCCCCCTGGCTTATCGTGACGCGCTCATCAAACAGAATTTAAATTCTAATTTATCCAACTGccggtggtgtgtggtgtacccttttgtttgcaaaagtgGCATAATTCATTGCACTGCGCCCGGGCGAAGATCAAAACCGTCACACCTCTAATGCgattctgctgctgttggtagAAGTCATAATTATGTTGCTCCCCTCCTCTCCCAGGCTGTAACGCAGAGGGGGAGAGCAAAAACTGGGCAGTTTCGCACGGGATAAGTTATTGTCGTGATTGTTTCAACAATTTGGTGGCACACTCCCAAACGTCCGTTGTTGTGTCACCTGTCAAATTGTTAGTAATTCTCCAACGCTTTTTGGCAAGTTAGTGCACCCAGTTGGTTCCAATTCCAATGTGCTGCATGCAGTGGTGTGAATGAGGGAATTCAGGTCtacttttacatttttataagagttgtgtgtgtgtgtagtgtagcTTTAAGCAGATTACGAAAGGATGTTGTGACAATTTCTCTGCTATCTGTTTGCAGCCTACATTGTAGCGCGAAACAGGAAACCTTTCATGTCAAAGGTTTTATCGTTCACATGCCTTCGATGCGGGCTTATCTCGCCTGAATCGTGTGTCCGCTGAAAGGTCTGGAATAAAAAGACCACACTTTAAAAAAACGACCCCTTCCCCACCGAAAAAGGACTGCAGGTGTGTGCATTGCGCTCTGCTTTGCGTCCTGGTGAATCACTTCTGGTGCACGAAGGCGAAgtgcagacgacgaaccccaTTAATCTGCCCACCATGTTGCGGACGGGTTGGAGAAAGATTGACGATCGTTCACGCCATCGGAAATGGGTAGAAAAGAGAGCGACCACACTCACTTACGAGCAATTAGCGTGACATCCATTGGCCAATTGATAAGTTGGCAAATTTAATACACCAAGCGTCGGGTGCAGCTTTCCGATGCACGCAAAAGGGTGGAGTTGAGTCAGGCGactaattttttttgttgggtttctctctctctcgcacgaTTGCCTTCCTGACCGGGAGCAATCAAATGTGGATGGgtcataaaatgaaaatgagagTGTATAAAATTCGTACGTTTTCGTGAAATGAGGCTAAAATTGAACGAGTTTTTAAATGATACGATCGTACGAAAGGTGCTTGGAATGCAGTTTTTTTGGGATACTTCGACTTAAACGATCGTATCGGGAACATAAATGATCGAGAAGTGGAGAAACGCCCTGCTGCAAAGTTAggataattaaattatatcaTTCGACATTAAATGTATTTAGCCCGTTAAtagctgtttttgtttgcccatGCAATACTTCCTTTTTCCGATTTAAAACACCAGCTAGAACTGGATGCAACCCAACCGCATGGGCCGCGCTTGAGTGTTTGGAACTAAATGTGGGACAACTTTCTTTTCCCCTCTGCTCTGCCACCAATTTAATGTTGGCACTTTTTTGCGTATCACCATCAAAATGCACTTTGACGCCGTTGTCGATCACGCCGGTTGTTGGGatcgaaagagaaagagagagagggagaagcctttttatcttttatccaTGGGGTGGTGAAAAATGTAACCACCTCGCGCTAAATGCATGTATGCAAATATATTATACGGAttggcgtgttttttttagtccGGGGGATCGTTTTCGGGGTGGCTTTCTTTTGCAGTGGCTTTCGGGCGTCAGGATGGGGAAGTCGTGTGCGAACGGAAAGGAAGGCACACCCGACCGCCCGACCAAaggcaaatgtgtgtgtgtgtgtgtgtgtgtgtgtgtgtgtgtgtgaaggattTGTGGTTGCATAATTGTTGATTGGTCAAACAAATTAGGCCAAGCTTGTCAAACCACACGGACGTGTCGGGTGTGGGGGGGTACGGGTGTCATCTTCGACGCCCGAACAGCAACCGTGACACGCAGGTAGGTAAAGGCGCCCGCCGTTTGGCCTATTAGTGGAGGAAGAGGTTCAGCCAAAGTGAGTAAACATTGTTGGAGTTGTGGAGGCCTCCCAAGGAAAAAGAGAGCTCAGTCGGTCCTTTATCACTCGTTCTAACTGGATGCTGATTGTGCTTGACAGAAGAACGAAGATCAAAGGTTAGCTGAGTAATTGAGTCATTACACCGACTGACGCGTTAGAAAACTCCCATACCGTGATGTTAATTGGGGTTGATTGACGCATTCTTTTCGCTTCCTCATCGTTAGATCATCCGCGAAACGAACTACAAGAATAATATGTTTATAGCTTAGAATCATCATCTATCTTCTGTGTGTTTCGTTTGAAAACAAACTTTctgcaaaacacaacaacgcaAATGTAAGCAAATATCCATGGATATCTGTTGGATCGGCTGTTCGCAGTCTTtcttattctctctctctctctctagttcCATTCCGAACAGTGTGCCCAACAACCGAAGGCGTAATACAGGCAGCCCCCCCGTGATGATCACATAGCGATCGGCTCCGGCTTACAATTCAGGTTTTTTCGGGAGTATTCAGGTTTTGTTTGCGCGGGATAAAGTTCTCCGTGCGACTACGACTCCGGTGGCGTCGCCCATTAGCCCACTGCACTGCTGACTTATGGATTGGGCGATATTTCAGCATGTTGTCGCGCACACTGATCCGATCATGCAATCGGGCGTTGTAATCCGTCGGGAATCGGGAAATTTGATACGCCACAGTGCACAGGGGGCTATGGTTGGTGGTGCAGGGGTTTGTAATGAGGCATTGGACGTTCGTTGCCTACTTCAACATCCGAAGCATTTAGGGTTGATTGAAAAGTAGAGATGTCTGAATTTCAATGCTGCCCCTCAAATCAGAAACAAACTTGAGGAACTTCAGCATCGAAAAACAAGTAGCTGTTTGGCCTCACTAAACGTTTCTATCATTAGACTCACCCTCGCCAATACCTTCGCTGACAGCGATAAAGCAATCCGATAATAAATTATGATAGGGGATTTGGCGACGAACCATCTTACCAAGTTGgccaaaataaatcaaaacgcGCAATTC
Proteins encoded:
- the LOC120956904 gene encoding nuclear pore complex protein Nup205, producing the protein MADGTPDDLWTPYKCLLNNVETYLLPSTDQADTTHAVALEALLRKHKQNFLSLLKNPPKNGKCREAIKQGITEGITLPEFGHTILSKELVDESIILSDMFDMNEYVALELLCTSQQQTINHPGLTRGLVAVLLYYDGRKSLVASLKQLLKSRAGVSWCTDAPPEVTQIVTNYTDGLVADGLLERIIDLLQELDITKELDILTTNRALGPPRHHRQVLDLFEEIRLLLAQCIYYYAAQSGLPRGVTMKLVQFLRGYKCTESSGGIDDVTVTLQMGLLYALDLSVLQRREDGEELVRKLPMIKDDLYIDFLMDALSNSWENDGLHALTLFAFGLSIATLRLAPQTLVQDASKMIDQDELLVNGALQGKVFDFLYYTFLDSELVFDTEFFYRRLHTLFADFIELMHSKVTELRGRADETARTVQVYQQQGIEPPANLCRNFEMLLLSVGKFYANDRLHLNLSMEYWGPTEFAHGLQGHRVSSRSVCLFKFIRLAGELLPPTLFIPYLKMLSGLSCNVQAARSAFNLLKQGSAYSGSSTVSWDHFFNSLSEYYFNLRQEQNPQSETVYRNRMICKSISPQEILGLQAVLQVVQAVAKHDELSRIALCESDKWAPLNVLVGLISCSVPIQLKAEIVRTLASLAGSLENAIKLWHNLEDSQIVNTIPSTSNFKTRGVISELEEVESRNETFPLTQAMLDLLASLMRTAIPDDLGEGSRAPGIHPYLSYVVNTVLLRLFSRNYKDGAEKWQLAQKCLQIVHMFVNGFNFNPANANQMRELKEGRTPPAYRIMLQLNTKSDLLRFILHIIDESIVCFDSYTPFPGKSSLEAASLLCLQIIEKALNLQEDFFNMHLSTPSPVNLNGINKLLLGVNPRSGTANHMLNIMKHITYSTWLPGNSLVALRILSIIMTLPDVNQLILGLVTQTDELKNEIRQGFVECLEADLNVSEEAEPLPLLEQLNDTAWVMGVGPMEDEASSKSTNESFITTSIKGAVIQLIQECLQQPVVPNLAHYLLGFDLGKDLHLTSLQQPGIMNFPSHCSKSLITLLDKHLEHLRTGNALSTSYNKLMEYAYRLLYQICRNYHTSEVFLRFLRSCNDFLCRHTTSLPFPDAKNPFLLNQMTFLLKAIVIELKLTSERNQATQFETICKILLKIINTPTVDPVTSGLGDYYTNTNISFSINATADMSTTAIAATKESSETAKRLLCILLDCVDFTIKQLEEPQWNYFNGTVLHELLQSCEMPVTLKARMRLIDTRKLQDVLRDELDSIQSIATGQRAHIVQEIKTILKYAVDLNTQRSLCASTIKFLEAWGQVAEVLVCVTPTMIMSLDTKQIIITEILQIMLSKAVPNQIIPELGNIASSTISLLMVNLRSCFLLKSEQMSLHMLSERHQNGSMNGTSLLSTGGRNGLNGEMNSTAHQRQEGAYVYLERANALSLKFILKNILDWLLISSDGSPQLKMNLYVALLNYMYIIKGNRDSLERSEKLDSDKDDGGSFLNRTISNAGRKPYGTETEDYKHLNMIMDIFNSFGDSLIDVICQDCTTGHDICKMLAMSCLDMLLSMDASIDIVEFIARHGYLSHIINSLLKKDGDLCHILQTNPSTFRALYVYESKMALLTRLARCQIGARMLLEEHILGVLGSMKVYDLHPDVQILNSGSIQQQSYASAMAVAAAAASASLSSSFIPPVEARFQQILFPALNLCDAILSTLGHENNSALSQIIHFFLSHSDMIETVLRAGSPSMNLGLLKELAGITNLIARSANQEIYELTDPNANQAFGMQLYRMQKFMLALLPRFIVSEQTLKELHQSSMIVQPYASGGMGISSSVNYGGSLNNNPAGGNDHKQRSQHVKYFLEVAANLALYTRNCISNHVVDHRTINVLFSPHYNADGTTAGAGAATPTKTIGSGAGSTALLRQDTYRSATETSSSDVPHSLYVVITQLRCTVEFYHKERNVLESLQQQRNSLPSIDLDKNIQLQFNLLTERVTAKQEELQRSVFIIEHYLYILWAHLDFFMLRVLPVNNRVGSSSFTGHNFQSDKTDSSWRVSNEDIIALKKTLIGVFNETFCKQLIEMEQKQSEKGFVVSFIRRIKQSIQFVPVK